Proteins from a genomic interval of Oceanispirochaeta crateris:
- a CDS encoding diguanylate cyclase produces the protein MESKLKKLVYILLLFQAFFLSAHSQPQGTFRPDIQILTIPQWEEIVPEIQRGKFHPEFLENTKRNTSQYFHLKLKTQQRSEDFSQYKILQFVDNMTWIELHYQHPVTKKWHSFSTGDIVPMSQRDLPSTTLALPFEWPEGRDLDLYIHAESYQFRNLDFQIVSQDQFLSTWGKNFTFIIVLLTMLLLSGLVNMSLFSIRRTWSYFHYAMAMLTLMTALAGKNRVLSFLFFQNTGYTYFIYTLFNSLTVLFALLFTISFYDVKKLWTKNIVLTFSSLLACIALISIFHSTPLLGDIMNVIIIPSLMTILIVALKGYSRNNLSSRLILFSIIPIALGVVIDNLAVYLEFTLFPVGKISQIIGVSIHLILMNMGLTLKNKENTRILEERASLDSLTKLLNRKSLDDYILQLEMDRSQCPIGIVFMDLDNFKFFNDKYGHLMGDQILIETASYLKSSTRQNDLIFRYGGDEFLILLPSTEQKEGALLCKRLHEDFSEMAIQLNKGISEKNVQLSLSAGMTLYETPARGGLWKAIRQADRAMLSAKSRGKNQIVLDDLNPSAV, from the coding sequence ATGGAATCCAAATTAAAAAAACTCGTGTATATTCTATTGCTATTTCAAGCTTTTTTTTTAAGTGCTCATTCTCAGCCACAAGGAACTTTCAGACCTGATATACAGATATTAACGATCCCACAATGGGAGGAAATTGTTCCAGAAATACAACGGGGAAAATTTCACCCTGAGTTTCTAGAAAATACAAAGCGAAATACAAGTCAGTACTTTCATCTCAAATTAAAAACACAACAAAGAAGTGAAGATTTTTCTCAGTACAAGATTTTACAGTTTGTCGATAATATGACATGGATTGAGCTCCATTATCAGCATCCAGTCACAAAAAAATGGCATAGTTTCTCGACTGGGGACATTGTTCCCATGTCGCAGAGAGATTTACCTTCCACCACCCTGGCCCTTCCTTTTGAATGGCCAGAAGGAAGGGATTTGGATCTTTATATTCATGCAGAATCATATCAGTTTAGGAATTTAGATTTCCAAATTGTTTCACAAGATCAATTTCTATCGACTTGGGGTAAAAACTTCACATTTATTATAGTTTTACTGACCATGTTACTCTTATCTGGTTTGGTGAATATGTCTCTTTTTTCCATTCGACGGACCTGGTCTTACTTTCACTATGCCATGGCAATGCTAACCCTGATGACAGCTCTAGCCGGGAAAAACCGCGTACTGTCCTTTCTCTTCTTTCAGAATACGGGCTATACATATTTTATATATACACTTTTCAACTCTTTAACAGTCCTTTTTGCCCTACTCTTTACAATCTCTTTCTATGATGTAAAAAAACTTTGGACAAAGAATATAGTCTTAACATTCAGCTCTCTATTAGCCTGCATTGCCCTCATTAGTATTTTTCACAGCACACCCTTATTGGGAGATATAATGAATGTCATCATCATCCCATCTCTGATGACAATCTTGATCGTTGCTCTAAAAGGCTACTCGAGGAACAACCTTTCTTCCAGATTGATCCTCTTTAGTATTATTCCCATTGCTCTAGGAGTTGTTATTGATAACTTAGCTGTCTATCTGGAGTTTACTCTGTTTCCAGTTGGAAAGATTTCCCAGATTATCGGGGTTTCAATACATCTGATCTTAATGAATATGGGGCTAACCTTAAAGAATAAGGAAAATACCAGGATTCTGGAAGAAAGAGCATCCCTGGATTCCCTGACAAAACTACTGAACCGGAAAAGCCTGGATGATTACATCCTGCAACTTGAAATGGATAGGTCCCAATGTCCCATAGGAATCGTCTTTATGGATTTGGATAACTTTAAGTTCTTCAATGATAAATACGGTCACCTTATGGGAGACCAAATATTAATAGAGACCGCATCCTATCTGAAATCCTCCACACGTCAAAATGATCTGATTTTTAGATATGGGGGAGATGAATTTCTCATCCTCCTGCCTTCTACAGAACAGAAAGAGGGAGCCCTCTTATGCAAGAGGCTTCATGAAGATTTTAGCGAGATGGCAATTCAATTGAACAAAGGAATCAGCGAAAAAAATGTTCAACTTTCCCTTTCTGCAGGAATGACACTTTATGAAACTCCTGCACGGGGAGGGTTATGGAAGGCAATAAGACAGGCGGATAGGGCTATGCTTTCTGCCAAGAGTCGTGGAAAAAACCAGATTGTGCTTGATGATTTAAACCCTTCAGCTGTCTAA
- a CDS encoding Lsa36 family surface (lipo)protein codes for MEKKYVVFIVLILFILPYALLAQVTVITPTVVPTGDPALDDFMNDALATVTNELTAEINTQIQPYIGQEDLALGFANAGATSTHTGTQRNYNDYKIFALTLGSGFAFSAPSTNSVVIAEAINNIETEGDIYFGAAAQPITATLGINMDHFVENLYGAVKFGYADISAGTISDDFSFKTLSLGAFLNYQFLDGRKLPLGILRWRGLSLGSGVLYQRNKSGFKINFPVDPVSTGDISDGSNTYNAEISINPTLTMGVTSNSWTIPLEATTGVRLLWLLDLNIGAGVDVAFGNSEVKVNLDSPVVASESSDLLEFNDGSANIDLGTNSDGPQFIRPRLTAGLGLNIGPVKLDIPLMYYFDSEGNSFMMGVNAGIVW; via the coding sequence GTGGAAAAAAAATATGTAGTTTTTATTGTACTCATTCTCTTTATTTTACCCTATGCACTTTTGGCACAGGTGACCGTAATAACACCGACTGTTGTCCCAACGGGAGATCCTGCCTTAGATGATTTTATGAATGACGCTCTTGCAACAGTCACCAATGAATTAACAGCGGAAATCAATACTCAGATTCAGCCCTATATCGGACAGGAAGATCTGGCACTGGGGTTTGCCAATGCGGGAGCGACCTCAACACATACGGGTACACAGCGAAATTATAATGATTATAAAATTTTTGCTCTTACCTTAGGTTCTGGTTTTGCATTCTCCGCCCCATCTACCAATAGTGTCGTTATTGCAGAAGCCATAAACAACATTGAAACAGAGGGTGATATCTACTTCGGTGCTGCCGCACAACCTATAACAGCCACCCTGGGTATTAACATGGATCACTTTGTTGAAAATCTTTATGGAGCCGTCAAGTTCGGTTATGCGGATATTTCTGCCGGAACCATCAGCGATGATTTTTCCTTTAAGACTCTTAGCCTTGGTGCTTTTTTAAACTACCAGTTCCTTGATGGAAGAAAGCTCCCTCTGGGAATATTGCGCTGGCGCGGATTGTCTTTAGGAAGCGGTGTTCTGTACCAGAGAAACAAATCGGGGTTTAAGATAAATTTTCCGGTTGATCCGGTTTCTACAGGAGATATTTCTGATGGTAGTAATACCTACAATGCAGAAATCAGCATAAACCCCACACTGACCATGGGGGTAACTTCCAATTCTTGGACTATTCCTCTTGAGGCAACAACCGGGGTCCGCCTCCTTTGGCTCCTCGATTTAAACATTGGAGCAGGGGTCGATGTCGCCTTTGGAAATTCCGAAGTCAAAGTGAATCTGGACAGCCCGGTCGTTGCCTCAGAGAGTTCTGATCTATTGGAATTTAACGATGGATCGGCGAACATTGATCTTGGAACGAATAGTGATGGACCACAATTTATCCGTCCCCGTCTGACTGCGGGGCTTGGATTGAATATCGGTCCGGTTAAACTCGATATACCTCTGATGTACTACTTTGACAGCGAAGGAAACAGTTTCATGATGGGAGTGAATGCTGGAATTGTCTGGTAG
- a CDS encoding methyl-accepting chemotaxis protein, with protein MKISMRIVLSGSIILFLSLLGFGVGSKITASNILESQINSTLKIQVEMSARLVENYIEQNLSILTELAMRESTKSMDFNVQDKNLTPDIERLGFLGLGIVSKDGQTRYIDSDTTADLSDRDYVKRAFNGEANMSDVIISKVTNSSVIMFAAPIFVEGVVQQVLIARADGNHLSVITNSLGYGQHGYAYLLNTSGIVTAHSNKEFVINQFDPINESKSNPDLKSLATAFEAMIQTKIGLQHYSFNGKNIINGYHPVKGSPFIISIVAIQDEFFAPMQTLTNLFIALAVVILTLSILGFLFIGKTLSRPIIQTAMILKEISEGAGDLTERIDISSKDEIGDMARYFNLTLEKIRRTVLQVKNQSQLLKDAGVNLSSNMVETAAAINEITANIQSIKTQTVNQSASVTETSATMEQITKGIEKLNQLIEDQSANVTESSSAIEEMMANIGNVTHTLVNNSENIKRLTDSSEDGKHLLDGISFSIKDVAKESEGLLEISQIIQHIASQTNLLSMNAAIEAAHAGESGKGFAVVADEIRKLAELSSAQTKTIDKALKNIINSITGVTHSSEEVLSKFTIIEEEVKTVGEQETSIRMAMEEQTEGSKQVLEAIMMLNDITQKVQMSSEEMLSGSKQVLMESKNMNDITQEIASGMNEMASGTDQVTVAVNQVNELSTENNTSIEALIGEVNKFKV; from the coding sequence ATGAAGATAAGTATGCGAATAGTGTTAAGCGGTAGTATTATTCTTTTTCTAAGCCTGTTGGGTTTTGGTGTCGGTTCAAAAATAACGGCATCTAATATTTTGGAATCACAAATAAATTCAACACTAAAGATACAGGTTGAAATGAGCGCCAGACTTGTTGAAAACTATATCGAGCAAAATCTATCAATCCTCACAGAACTGGCCATGCGTGAAAGTACAAAATCCATGGATTTCAATGTGCAGGACAAAAATCTGACGCCGGATATAGAACGTCTTGGTTTTCTTGGTTTGGGTATTGTTTCTAAGGACGGTCAAACCAGATACATTGACTCAGATACAACGGCAGACCTGAGTGACAGGGACTACGTAAAACGAGCTTTCAATGGAGAAGCCAACATGTCTGATGTTATTATCAGCAAGGTAACAAATAGTTCTGTCATCATGTTTGCAGCTCCAATTTTTGTAGAGGGAGTTGTTCAGCAGGTCCTCATTGCCAGAGCCGATGGTAACCATCTGAGTGTTATTACCAATTCCCTGGGATATGGACAGCATGGCTATGCCTATCTACTGAACACAAGTGGAATCGTTACAGCACACTCAAATAAAGAATTTGTGATCAATCAGTTTGACCCCATCAATGAATCTAAAAGCAACCCGGATCTAAAGTCATTAGCCACCGCTTTTGAGGCGATGATCCAAACAAAAATAGGGTTGCAGCATTACTCTTTTAATGGAAAGAATATCATCAACGGTTACCACCCCGTAAAGGGTTCTCCATTTATCATCTCCATCGTCGCGATACAGGATGAATTTTTTGCACCGATGCAAACACTGACCAATCTTTTTATTGCCTTGGCTGTAGTCATTCTCACTTTATCGATTCTTGGATTCCTCTTCATAGGTAAAACTTTGAGCCGACCCATTATACAAACAGCCATGATCCTCAAGGAAATCTCTGAAGGTGCCGGAGATCTGACAGAAAGAATTGATATTTCTTCAAAAGACGAAATTGGCGATATGGCAAGATATTTCAACCTGACTCTTGAAAAAATACGGAGAACCGTCTTACAGGTAAAGAATCAATCCCAACTTCTTAAAGATGCCGGTGTGAATCTGTCCTCTAATATGGTCGAGACAGCAGCAGCTATAAATGAAATTACGGCCAATATCCAGAGTATTAAAACCCAAACGGTGAATCAGTCGGCCAGTGTGACCGAAACAAGCGCCACAATGGAACAAATCACAAAAGGAATTGAAAAACTAAACCAGTTGATTGAAGATCAGTCGGCCAATGTAACCGAGTCGTCATCAGCTATTGAAGAAATGATGGCCAATATAGGAAATGTAACACATACACTTGTCAATAATTCTGAAAACATCAAGAGATTGACAGACTCTTCTGAGGACGGAAAGCACCTTTTAGATGGCATATCCTTTTCCATTAAAGATGTCGCCAAAGAATCGGAAGGACTATTGGAAATCAGCCAAATCATACAGCACATTGCAAGCCAGACAAACCTCCTCTCCATGAATGCAGCCATAGAAGCGGCTCATGCAGGTGAATCAGGTAAGGGTTTTGCAGTCGTTGCCGATGAGATTAGAAAGCTGGCAGAATTATCCAGTGCACAAACAAAAACAATCGATAAAGCCTTAAAGAATATTATAAATTCCATCACGGGAGTCACTCATTCCTCTGAAGAAGTATTATCTAAATTCACAATAATTGAAGAGGAAGTGAAAACTGTTGGAGAACAGGAAACGAGCATCAGAATGGCCATGGAGGAACAGACCGAAGGAAGCAAGCAGGTTCTGGAAGCTATCATGATGCTCAATGACATTACTCAAAAAGTACAAATGAGTTCAGAAGAGATGCTTTCCGGTAGTAAGCAGGTATTAATGGAATCTAAAAACATGAACGATATTACTCAGGAAATTGCAAGCGGAATGAACGAAATGGCAAGTGGGACTGACCAGGTAACAGTCGCTGTAAACCAAGTGAATGAATTGAGTACAGAGAATAATACAAGCATCGAGGCATTAATTGGGGAAGTCAATAAATTTAAGGTGTAA
- a CDS encoding TAXI family TRAP transporter solute-binding subunit: MGCSKSAPKESGQWNWPEQMHIAAPGRSGLAKYVSWASVLEADTGMAVRVIPETNHGISMGLVKSGKMLLSSGSKSILSHIIEGLEDQATDENGGFQPRIVWIHDLANSGFFVRSDSEIQTIYDITVGTKFSVWNMRESTLNPYRSLLAWIQVDESSIEWINAGSFESAMRAVSEGRADVAFGFPASPLMNELAAAPHGLRLLDLNSDQDPAGAKRWQSISPLYSFGLIESGIDEARQHWGSVGYIFNITSENTDEELIYHLAQWLDEHFEDYEDNYGTNRYMSLHHLMEALKTTFVPVHPGLIRYLEDLGLWTDAHRIRQEENLRLLKRYEIAYSEAKLLAKDKNIEVNPLNDEWLSFWQSYKVVQKIPKLGQHPSLTERADPVYPE; the protein is encoded by the coding sequence ATGGGCTGCAGTAAATCTGCACCTAAAGAATCAGGTCAATGGAACTGGCCGGAGCAAATGCACATTGCAGCACCCGGGCGGAGTGGCTTAGCAAAGTATGTGAGTTGGGCATCGGTTTTGGAAGCTGATACAGGTATGGCAGTTCGTGTCATTCCGGAAACAAATCATGGGATATCCATGGGACTCGTAAAATCGGGTAAAATGTTGTTAAGCTCAGGATCTAAGAGTATTTTGAGTCACATCATCGAAGGCCTTGAAGATCAGGCCACCGACGAAAATGGGGGATTTCAACCCAGAATTGTTTGGATACATGATTTGGCTAACTCGGGTTTTTTTGTTCGCAGTGATTCTGAAATACAAACAATCTATGACATCACAGTTGGCACGAAGTTTTCAGTGTGGAATATGAGGGAATCTACATTAAACCCATATCGTTCCCTATTAGCCTGGATCCAAGTGGATGAATCTTCTATTGAATGGATAAATGCCGGTAGTTTTGAAAGCGCAATGAGAGCTGTCTCAGAAGGAAGAGCCGATGTTGCCTTTGGCTTTCCTGCATCTCCACTCATGAATGAACTCGCTGCCGCTCCCCATGGTCTTCGCCTTCTGGATTTGAATTCAGACCAAGATCCTGCTGGAGCCAAACGCTGGCAATCGATTAGTCCTTTATACTCATTTGGTTTGATTGAATCCGGTATTGATGAGGCCCGGCAGCATTGGGGTAGCGTGGGGTATATCTTCAATATTACTTCAGAAAATACGGATGAAGAACTTATCTATCATTTGGCTCAGTGGCTTGATGAACATTTTGAAGATTATGAAGACAATTACGGAACAAACAGGTATATGAGCCTTCATCATTTGATGGAAGCACTTAAGACAACATTTGTTCCAGTTCATCCGGGGTTGATTCGGTATTTAGAGGATCTGGGGCTTTGGACAGATGCTCACAGGATAAGGCAGGAAGAGAATCTGAGGCTTTTAAAAAGATATGAAATAGCCTATTCGGAGGCCAAACTTCTAGCGAAGGATAAAAACATTGAAGTGAATCCATTGAATGATGAGTGGTTATCTTTCTGGCAGAGTTATAAGGTCGTTCAGAAAATCCCCAAATTGGGACAACATCCCTCCCTTACAGAAAGAGCAGATCCAGTATACCCGGAATAA
- a CDS encoding OmpA family protein, producing MKRNKILKPCILLAMVVIGSQSIWSQQSDRLPLVNEHQPLNWEDISLSLLVKEVEAAAKDEKLEDFAVVVRDNTISITYRDLQFPPDSPEITPETKTKIESLAKTLERFSNLRLLVEGHTAQVPEDTDDGTLLSGQRANAVANTIAGTGLFPREMISAVGQGQYLPIADNDTPEGRALNRRVEISISDEIEEERTAPQSVWWKQLTDWKNPGAAVFVVDSRLTDEAAVRQVLTEEAGRTGAEIGELPIFQTNQGIAVTYDQAEFTELNRPTLATSNEMIFISDTLTKLDPDTQVRIGGFGESIPEEQVSDRHYFLGLVAAKDSKIQPSSTLIGDKPQTFLFVQDCAEATGIIHGFEISANGSLPYARYGEFSDAGIGAGAKFDILIPKFQHLHGLAPLRFGLAVEGLYHIPDQTSSVESLNEFDWMVTVGYAVEVSPRFFITPHLGYGGTVQVLEYTQEKSSTAFTPVNGQSHYSQTLGLELDLALKPASWIMGETTQLGLFLRPGYRIFFDENFLGHSVTAKVGVRFYF from the coding sequence ATGAAAAGAAACAAGATTTTAAAACCCTGTATACTCCTGGCTATGGTAGTCATCGGAAGTCAATCCATTTGGTCCCAACAGTCCGATCGATTACCTCTGGTAAATGAACACCAGCCCTTGAATTGGGAAGATATAAGTTTGTCATTACTGGTCAAGGAGGTCGAAGCCGCTGCTAAGGACGAGAAGTTAGAAGATTTCGCAGTTGTTGTCCGAGACAATACCATCTCGATTACCTATCGGGACCTGCAATTTCCACCGGATTCACCGGAGATTACACCTGAAACGAAAACCAAAATTGAAAGTCTTGCAAAAACACTCGAACGGTTCTCGAACCTGAGACTTTTAGTGGAAGGCCACACAGCCCAAGTTCCAGAGGATACTGACGATGGGACCCTTTTATCCGGTCAGCGAGCAAATGCGGTGGCAAACACGATTGCAGGCACAGGCCTCTTTCCCCGAGAAATGATTTCTGCAGTAGGTCAGGGGCAATACCTTCCTATTGCCGACAATGATACGCCCGAGGGCCGGGCATTAAACCGTCGGGTTGAGATCTCTATCTCTGATGAAATAGAAGAAGAACGGACCGCACCCCAATCGGTTTGGTGGAAACAGCTAACCGACTGGAAAAATCCAGGAGCTGCAGTTTTTGTTGTTGATTCCCGATTGACCGACGAAGCCGCAGTTCGGCAAGTTCTGACCGAGGAAGCCGGACGGACCGGCGCTGAGATTGGCGAACTACCCATATTTCAAACCAACCAGGGTATTGCTGTTACTTACGACCAAGCCGAATTCACCGAACTGAATCGGCCAACTCTCGCTACCAGTAATGAAATGATTTTTATTTCCGATACACTGACAAAGCTTGATCCCGATACCCAGGTAAGAATTGGCGGCTTTGGTGAAAGCATCCCCGAGGAGCAGGTCTCCGATCGTCACTACTTTCTTGGCCTAGTGGCAGCCAAGGATTCAAAGATTCAACCATCATCAACTCTTATCGGAGACAAACCTCAGACCTTTCTTTTTGTACAGGACTGTGCTGAGGCAACTGGCATCATCCATGGTTTTGAAATCTCAGCAAATGGATCATTACCTTATGCCCGTTATGGTGAATTTTCCGATGCTGGTATCGGTGCCGGAGCCAAGTTTGATATTTTGATTCCTAAATTTCAACATCTCCATGGCTTAGCCCCTCTTCGTTTTGGCCTAGCCGTGGAAGGATTATATCACATCCCGGACCAGACCAGTTCGGTCGAAAGTCTTAATGAATTTGATTGGATGGTTACTGTCGGCTACGCCGTTGAGGTGAGCCCTAGATTTTTCATCACTCCCCACCTCGGCTATGGAGGAACAGTTCAAGTCCTGGAATATACCCAGGAAAAAAGCTCCACGGCCTTTACACCGGTAAATGGGCAATCCCATTACAGTCAAACCTTGGGCCTCGAATTGGACCTTGCCTTAAAACCGGCCTCATGGATTATGGGAGAAACCACACAGCTGGGATTATTCCTCCGCCCCGGATATCGGATATTTTTCGATGAAAACTTTTTAGGCCATTCGGTCACGGCTAAAGTCGGCGTCCGATTCTATTTCTAA
- a CDS encoding TRAP transporter permease: MINQNEKLTLCVKSFFLVSTIIAVALYISYWFGFSVFGRILLTTDYSYLLYAALSPMIFLGIGHKGIQDKTGPRWYDFWLAAVFMCSFVYCFLSSDEISYGLWMSNPSNIQTIVAILLVLLSLEAGRRAAGWNYVAVILVCMAYSLFADRFSGPLYGVSIPFTRLILDFSFGEDGILGVPAVLIGRSMFGFYVFAATMQVLGGSDFFLKLANALFGRFRGGPAKTAVIASGLFGSLSGSITANVMTTGSITIPAMKKAGYSSEYAAAAEACASSGGDTMPPVMGGLAFIAVMVGNFEYSEIIVAAFLPTMLYYFGLLVQIDGYTARRKLKNNSDEESPGLLIIMKDGWPFMVAVAFLIFGLLYMKWGFITPLYTSGLVLVLSFLRRAGKPGKERLAQLLIIAGRQLSYGLAIFLGTGFILVSLYKTGMASALTAWIVSLGSDNILAVLILGALFNLFMGMLGLQRSSYLFLAVTMAPAVASIGHLPEIAVHLFLIFFAGLGGLTPPVAITAFIAAGIAGANGMKTAWTSMRLGFVLFIIPFFFVFQPALILQGTLWKILFFGSSVFVGVFFVASAIEGYILGYGELKRHERVLVSIIGVLIAFPQFVSILIGFVLGGIIFIRTRGKSHKKIV, encoded by the coding sequence ATGATCAATCAAAATGAAAAACTTACATTGTGCGTAAAATCCTTTTTTCTTGTATCCACTATTATTGCAGTGGCTCTCTATATCTCCTACTGGTTTGGATTTTCTGTATTTGGAAGAATTCTTTTGACAACGGACTACTCCTATCTGCTTTATGCAGCTCTGAGTCCCATGATTTTTCTAGGAATTGGTCATAAGGGGATACAGGATAAGACAGGTCCTCGATGGTACGATTTTTGGCTTGCAGCCGTTTTCATGTGTTCTTTTGTCTATTGTTTCCTTTCTTCAGATGAAATTAGCTATGGATTGTGGATGTCCAACCCTTCAAATATTCAAACTATAGTAGCTATTTTGCTGGTTCTCTTATCCCTGGAAGCGGGGAGACGGGCTGCAGGATGGAATTATGTTGCCGTTATTTTAGTTTGTATGGCCTATTCACTTTTTGCAGACCGATTTTCCGGCCCACTTTATGGAGTCTCCATACCGTTTACCCGATTGATTCTCGATTTCTCATTTGGTGAAGATGGTATTCTGGGTGTTCCTGCTGTGTTAATCGGGCGATCTATGTTTGGATTTTATGTCTTTGCAGCCACCATGCAGGTTCTGGGAGGAAGCGATTTCTTCTTGAAACTGGCGAATGCCCTGTTCGGTCGATTCCGGGGAGGTCCTGCAAAAACAGCTGTAATAGCCAGTGGATTATTTGGAAGTTTATCCGGAAGTATTACTGCGAATGTAATGACGACAGGATCCATAACCATACCTGCTATGAAAAAGGCCGGATATTCCTCAGAGTATGCCGCCGCTGCGGAAGCCTGTGCTTCTTCCGGTGGTGATACAATGCCTCCGGTAATGGGAGGTTTGGCATTTATAGCTGTTATGGTTGGGAATTTTGAGTACTCAGAAATCATTGTTGCCGCTTTTCTACCGACCATGCTGTACTATTTTGGCTTACTCGTCCAAATCGATGGATATACCGCACGAAGAAAATTAAAAAACAATTCAGATGAAGAATCTCCTGGATTATTGATCATCATGAAGGATGGATGGCCCTTTATGGTGGCTGTAGCTTTCCTCATATTTGGTCTGTTGTATATGAAATGGGGTTTTATTACTCCTCTTTATACTTCTGGATTAGTCCTTGTTTTGAGTTTTCTCCGGAGGGCTGGAAAACCAGGGAAAGAACGGTTGGCACAGCTTCTCATCATAGCAGGTAGACAGCTTTCTTATGGATTGGCTATCTTCTTAGGGACAGGTTTTATATTAGTTAGTTTGTATAAGACAGGGATGGCTTCAGCTCTGACGGCTTGGATTGTTTCTCTTGGATCTGACAATATTTTAGCCGTTCTCATTTTAGGCGCCCTGTTTAATCTCTTTATGGGGATGTTAGGACTGCAGCGTAGTTCCTATCTGTTTCTTGCAGTTACTATGGCTCCCGCAGTGGCGTCTATAGGACACCTTCCAGAGATTGCCGTCCATTTGTTCCTTATTTTTTTTGCAGGACTGGGAGGATTGACTCCTCCTGTTGCAATCACAGCTTTCATTGCCGCCGGGATAGCCGGAGCCAATGGGATGAAAACTGCCTGGACCAGTATGAGATTGGGATTTGTATTATTTATAATTCCCTTCTTTTTCGTCTTTCAACCGGCACTTATCCTCCAGGGTACGTTGTGGAAAATTCTATTTTTTGGAAGCAGTGTTTTTGTTGGTGTTTTCTTTGTTGCCTCCGCGATAGAAGGGTATATTCTGGGTTATGGAGAACTCAAAAGACATGAACGAGTCCTTGTATCCATAATTGGAGTACTCATTGCGTTTCCTCAATTTGTTTCCATTCTCATTGGTTTTGTATTGGGTGGGATCATTTTTATCAGAACCAGAGGGAAATCTCATAAAAAAATCGTCTAA
- a CDS encoding DUF1566 domain-containing protein, with protein MNLFKSAVIAAVLGVSITVIGCQTNGKELTQESPKVKFVVTDAMQTKFYDTHGNIIEEPEPGDPLYGQDAQYEGIRPLYTDNGDGTVTDDNTGLMWQQTPPKDKMTYDEAMEYVEKLELGGYTDWRLPTIKESFSLANLDGQLNVGDTNQSVPYIDSDYFDFFYDEGRPYTGSYWTSSVTRIPAENEYEEMEKNYGFNWADGHLKSYGDGYSLDGSTSGSSIPAGVRAVRGEEGVYGVNDFTDNRDGTITDQATGLMWSQKDSGAVNDDGTLRSEDDENFGLGRTWVDTLVWVQNMNAAQYLGYSDWRLPDAKELQSIVQYGISELPATDSDYFDLSRTDSYMWTSTTCGDFPDTALYFAFGKAYGINLMTGGVPAGQGPEGGEQMGPPPEDVNDPMENEVESFVTVDATVADFVDTHGPGAMRNDYKDVTGTATQAPALSRELWSKLYGEEYPYDFDPSDETTLFDLSASENAADYIVLYNYALLVRDAD; from the coding sequence GTGAATCTTTTTAAATCAGCTGTTATCGCGGCTGTTCTCGGTGTTTCAATAACCGTTATAGGATGTCAAACAAATGGGAAAGAGCTGACTCAAGAGTCACCAAAAGTCAAATTTGTAGTGACTGATGCTATGCAGACTAAATTTTATGATACCCATGGTAATATTATCGAAGAACCAGAGCCAGGAGATCCTTTGTATGGCCAGGATGCTCAATACGAGGGAATCAGGCCTTTGTACACCGATAATGGTGATGGTACTGTTACCGACGATAATACAGGGCTTATGTGGCAGCAAACTCCGCCAAAAGATAAGATGACCTACGATGAAGCCATGGAGTATGTCGAGAAGCTGGAACTTGGAGGGTATACTGATTGGAGACTCCCTACGATTAAAGAATCCTTTTCTCTTGCTAATCTCGATGGTCAATTGAATGTCGGGGATACCAACCAAAGTGTCCCCTATATAGACTCTGACTATTTTGATTTTTTTTATGATGAAGGTCGGCCATATACTGGGTCTTATTGGACTAGCAGTGTCACCAGAATCCCTGCTGAAAATGAATATGAAGAGATGGAAAAAAATTATGGATTTAACTGGGCGGACGGTCATCTGAAATCCTATGGGGACGGTTATTCCCTTGATGGTTCAACATCGGGTTCTTCCATTCCGGCAGGAGTCCGGGCAGTACGCGGCGAAGAAGGTGTTTATGGTGTCAATGATTTTACTGACAATAGGGATGGCACCATCACCGACCAGGCCACAGGTTTAATGTGGTCTCAGAAAGACAGCGGTGCAGTGAATGATGATGGAACTCTTCGTTCTGAGGATGATGAGAATTTTGGTCTTGGACGTACCTGGGTGGATACTCTGGTCTGGGTTCAGAACATGAATGCAGCTCAATATCTTGGATACAGTGACTGGCGTCTTCCCGATGCCAAGGAACTTCAGAGCATCGTTCAGTACGGCATTTCTGAGCTTCCGGCAACTGACTCTGATTACTTTGACTTGAGCCGGACCGATAGCTATATGTGGACCAGTACAACCTGTGGTGACTTTCCAGACACGGCACTCTATTTTGCCTTCGGTAAAGCCTATGGTATTAATCTGATGACAGGCGGTGTGCCTGCCGGCCAGGGACCCGAAGGAGGAGAACAGATGGGACCTCCTCCGGAAGATGTCAATGATCCTATGGAAAATGAAGTAGAGTCTTTCGTCACTGTAGACGCTACTGTGGCCGACTTCGTCGACACACATGGGCCAGGTGCTATGCGAAATGATTACAAGGATGTTACAGGTACAGCCACCCAGGCTCCTGCACTATCCCGAGAACTTTGGTCTAAACTCTATGGAGAAGAATATCCCTACGATTTTGATCCATCTGATGAGACCACACTCTTTGATTTGAGTGCCTCAGAAAATGCGGCAGATTATATTGTACTCTATAACTATGCTTTACTTGTTCGGGATGCAGATTAA